In Spirochaeta lutea, the following proteins share a genomic window:
- a CDS encoding HU family DNA-binding protein — MHGGKLTKAEIVESISETSGLTKKQIHSIIDLFLQQLKDSLGQDKIIEFRGFGTFEVKTRKGRDRARNPKTGQTVSVENHGVVNFRPGKDLKDAVWSLRD, encoded by the coding sequence GTGCATGGCGGTAAGCTAACCAAAGCAGAAATAGTTGAATCAATTTCGGAGACCTCAGGTCTGACAAAAAAGCAAATACACTCCATAATCGACCTTTTTCTCCAACAGCTAAAAGATTCATTGGGACAAGATAAAATAATAGAATTTCGCGGTTTCGGAACCTTTGAAGTGAAAACCAGAAAAGGCCGTGATAGGGCTCGAAATCCAAAGACCGGACAAACAGTGAGTGTAGAAAACCATGGTGTTGTAAATTTCCGCCCCGGTAAAGATCTGAAGGATGCCGTATGGAGCCTGAGAGATTAA
- a CDS encoding lysophospholipid acyltransferase family protein has protein sequence MGVLFLTLVVFRLCIWQLQLMVLKVFANRSLKKNIHNLTVGYAQNLLKLAECYLGLKLVFNYNGHRRNLNSFVADHESEIGTQFMVISNHQSLIDIIAVIVAFPRIQTRFVAKKELGKWFPAASFVLREGGHALIDRKKNLQKTAADLKSFARRSYTQGYSPIIFPEGTRSTTGELGAFNAGAARILMNSISLPVVVLAVDGGSQASHLLKLRRGSKIIYTVTPVSTHPPVSGKKEITRLLTSARDKISEQLSSRTHGC, from the coding sequence GTGGGTGTTTTATTTCTGACACTGGTGGTGTTCCGTCTTTGTATTTGGCAGCTTCAACTCATGGTGCTAAAGGTATTTGCTAACCGTTCGCTCAAAAAAAATATACATAATCTAACCGTAGGCTACGCCCAAAATTTGTTAAAACTCGCTGAATGTTATCTCGGATTAAAACTTGTATTCAACTACAATGGACATAGACGAAATTTGAATTCCTTTGTAGCTGATCATGAATCAGAAATCGGAACACAATTCATGGTGATTTCAAATCACCAAAGTCTCATAGACATTATAGCAGTAATCGTAGCCTTCCCGAGAATTCAAACCCGCTTCGTGGCAAAAAAGGAGCTGGGCAAATGGTTTCCCGCTGCGAGCTTCGTGTTACGGGAAGGGGGACATGCCCTTATCGATCGGAAAAAAAATCTTCAGAAGACTGCTGCAGATCTTAAATCCTTCGCCCGTAGATCATACACCCAAGGGTATTCCCCTATTATCTTCCCTGAAGGGACCCGAAGCACGACCGGAGAACTTGGGGCATTTAATGCAGGCGCCGCGCGGATACTCATGAACAGTATTTCACTTCCCGTGGTTGTGCTCGCGGTAGATGGTGGCAGCCAGGCTTCCCATCTCCTCAAATTACGGCGCGGTTCCAAGATTATTTACACCGTTACCCCGGTATCAACCCATCCCCCCGTGTCCGGAAAAAAAGAGATTACAAGGCTGCTAACCTCAGCCAGAGACAAGATCAGTGAACAGCTCTCCAGCAGGACTCATGGATGCTAA
- the rpsT gene encoding 30S ribosomal protein S20, with translation MANKKSAEKRHRQSIERRMRNRKAKSEIRTVVRRFTSLVDSKKKDEAEKEFDSVKKFLDTACQRGILHKNTVARKKSRLAKKLNSLA, from the coding sequence TTGGCTAACAAAAAATCAGCTGAGAAACGGCATCGCCAGAGTATTGAACGGCGGATGCGTAACAGAAAGGCAAAAAGTGAAATCCGTACTGTTGTCCGGAGATTTACTTCATTGGTAGATTCGAAAAAGAAGGATGAGGCTGAAAAAGAATTCGATTCAGTCAAAAAATTTCTCGATACAGCATGTCAGCGCGGTATTCTCCATAAAAATACTGTCGCTCGGAAAAAGTCGCGTTTAGCAAAAAAGCTGAACTCTTTAGCGTAA